Genomic DNA from bacterium:
ACCCATAAGGGTGGTAAGACAGCGAGTTGGAACGCGCTTGTGGTCGTCGGCGACAGTAATGGATATGTTGGTGTAGCGCTGGGTAAGGCACGCGGTATTCCTGATGCGATTCGCAAGGGAGAAGAGGCTGCTAAGAAAGCCTTGTTCAAAGTGCCGATGCTTGGCGTTACCTTGCCGCATGAAGTCACTGCGCAGATGGGTAGTTCCATCGTGCTGATGAAGCCGGCATCGCCTGGTACCGGAGTAGTTGCCGGTGGAGCGGTTCGAGCTTTATTGGAAGCTGCCGGTGTGCATGATGTGTTGGCTAAGTCATTTGGTTCGCGCAACGCAATCAATATGGCATGGGCTACGATGCGAGCTTTTGCTGCTTTGAAGGATCCTGATGTAACGGCAAAATCGCGCGGCAAACAACCTGGCTCGCTGATGCCCTGGTATGTAAAAACTGAGGAGGTAGCGCAAGATGCTTAAACTGAAGTTAGTGCGCAGTCCAATAGGGTTCAATTGGCGGCAGAAACGAACCATTAACGCACTTGGGCTGCGAAAAATGAACTCAGAGATGACTCATGAAGATAACCCTGTCATCAGGGGCATGATTGCTAAAGTGCCGCATCTCCTTGAAGTTACGAATTTGTCGGACGGACAAGAACAGTCCACGGCTAGGAGCAAGTAACGATGCAATTACATGATTTAAAACCGGCTCCCGGTTCAACCCATAAGAGAAAACGCGTTGGTCGCGGTATCGGTTCAGGCCATGGCAAGACCTGTTGTCGTGGTACGAAGGGCCAGAAAGCTCGAGATACTGTACCTGCAACCTTTGAAGGCGGCCAAACACCTCTGCATCGACGACTGCCGGTGAGACGAGGTTTCCGCAATCCTAATAAGAAATTCTATGCAGTGATTAATATTGAGCGCCTAGGTGAGTTGTTTGAGGCTAATGATATTATTACGCCCGAAGTCTTACTCAGTAGACGCATCATTAGCGAGCTTCTTGATGGTGTCAAGGTTCTCGGTGATGGTGAATTGAAGGTTGCTTTAAAAGTTTCGGCGCATCTGTTTAGTAAGAGCGCTGAAGAAAAGATTATTGCCGTTGGCGGCGAGGTGACCAAACTGTGAACCTAAAGGATACCGTAGCCTCTGCATGGCAGCTTCCGGATTTACGAGCGCGCATCATCTTCTTGTTCGCGATGTTCGCCGTTTATTCGTTGGGTCTGCATGTTCCAGTGCCGGGATTAACTCCGGCCCAGGTCGATTCCTTTATTGGCAACAACGCCATGATGGGACTGATCGACCTGTTCTCGGGTGGAGCGCTGCGTAAGGTCAGTATCTTTGCGCTTGGCCTTAATCCTTATATTACTGCCTCTATTATTATGCAGCTCATGTCAATCGCTATCCCAAGCCTACATCAAATGCAGCGTGAAGGTGGCGATTATGCCAAGCGAAAAATCAATGAGTATACACGTAAGTTGACTGTTGTCCTGGCCATTTTACAAGGTGCAGGAATAGCAATCAGCATCCTCAGGAGCGCAGGAGCAGCGACTCCGTTTCTTACAGTTAGTATTCTCGTGATCTCTTGGACCGCCGGCGCGATGTTCTTGTTGTGGTTGGGCGAACAGATGACCGAAAAAGGCATTGG
This window encodes:
- the rplO gene encoding 50S ribosomal protein L15 — protein: MQLHDLKPAPGSTHKRKRVGRGIGSGHGKTCCRGTKGQKARDTVPATFEGGQTPLHRRLPVRRGFRNPNKKFYAVINIERLGELFEANDIITPEVLLSRRIISELLDGVKVLGDGELKVALKVSAHLFSKSAEEKIIAVGGEVTKL
- a CDS encoding 30S ribosomal protein S5 — encoded protein: THKGGKTASWNALVVVGDSNGYVGVALGKARGIPDAIRKGEEAAKKALFKVPMLGVTLPHEVTAQMGSSIVLMKPASPGTGVVAGGAVRALLEAAGVHDVLAKSFGSRNAINMAWATMRAFAALKDPDVTAKSRGKQPGSLMPWYVKTEEVAQDA
- the rpmD gene encoding 50S ribosomal protein L30 — encoded protein: MLKLKLVRSPIGFNWRQKRTINALGLRKMNSEMTHEDNPVIRGMIAKVPHLLEVTNLSDGQEQSTARSK